The following are from one region of the Microbacterium paraoxydans genome:
- a CDS encoding YqaJ viral recombinase family protein: MTPELQARIVADSRDRVAWMRARSRGITATDVAGLTSERSIARAADAKLGGGPRFGGNAYTDHGRRREPEIAAWVAATHGIFPSSALFRAEVEHRHLATPDGISVDADGRVSLAEIKTTNKAFRGIPRTYLRQVWWQQHVLGAERTLFVWEEHVDFSPVHDEPRCVWIDRDEREIAKLVGLATDLIDELYRRTTGRTVPARSATPLDSRREQLRERDAFRALALAD, from the coding sequence GTGACCCCGGAACTCCAAGCTCGCATCGTCGCGGACTCGCGCGACCGCGTGGCATGGATGAGGGCACGATCCCGCGGCATCACGGCCACTGACGTCGCCGGACTCACGAGCGAGCGCTCGATCGCCCGTGCTGCCGACGCCAAGCTCGGCGGCGGGCCGCGGTTCGGCGGTAACGCCTACACCGACCACGGCCGACGCCGCGAGCCGGAGATCGCCGCCTGGGTCGCGGCCACGCACGGCATCTTCCCCTCCTCCGCGCTGTTCCGCGCCGAGGTCGAGCACCGCCACCTGGCGACGCCCGATGGCATCTCGGTGGACGCGGACGGTCGTGTCAGCCTCGCGGAGATCAAGACCACCAACAAGGCCTTCCGGGGGATCCCCCGCACCTACCTGCGCCAGGTGTGGTGGCAGCAGCACGTGCTGGGCGCCGAGCGCACCCTGTTCGTCTGGGAGGAGCACGTCGACTTCTCCCCCGTCCACGACGAGCCCCGCTGCGTCTGGATCGACCGCGACGAGCGCGAGATCGCGAAGCTCGTGGGGCTCGCCACCGACCTCATCGACGAGCTGTACCGCCGCACGACGGGACGCACGGTCCCGGCCCGCTCCGCCACTCCCCTGGACAGCCGTCGCGAGCAGCTCCGCGAGCGCGACGCCTTCCGCGCCCTCGCCCTCGCCGACTGA
- the rplL gene encoding 50S ribosomal protein L7/L12: protein MAKLSTEELLEQFAGLTLIELNEFVKAFEEKFEVTAAAPVAVAGAAGGAGEAAAEEEKDSFDVILEAAGDKKIQVIKAVRELTSLGLGEAKAVVDGAPKAVLEGANKETAEKAKAALEEAGATVTLK, encoded by the coding sequence ATGGCGAAGCTTTCCACCGAGGAGCTGCTCGAGCAGTTCGCCGGCCTGACCCTCATCGAGCTCAACGAGTTCGTGAAGGCGTTCGAGGAGAAGTTCGAGGTCACCGCTGCTGCTCCCGTCGCCGTCGCCGGTGCCGCTGGCGGCGCAGGCGAGGCCGCGGCCGAGGAGGAGAAGGACTCCTTCGACGTCATCCTCGAGGCTGCTGGCGACAAGAAGATCCAGGTCATCAAGGCTGTCCGCGAGCTCACCTCGCTCGGCCTCGGCGAGGCCAAGGCCGTCGTCGACGGTGCTCCGAAGGCCGTCCTCGAGGGCGCCAACAAGGAGACGGCCGAGAAGGCCAAGGCTGCTCTGGAAGAGGCCGGCGCGACCGTCACCCTCAAGTAA
- the rplJ gene encoding 50S ribosomal protein L10 yields MAQKDASVNELTKSFENSNAVLLTEYRGLTVAQLKQLRNSIRQDAEYAVVKNTLTKIAANKAGISALDDDLKGPSAVAFVHGDFVATAKALRDFAKANPLLVIKSGIFEGKALTADEVNTYASLESREVLLAKAAGMMKATMGKAAATIDALREKLETAEAA; encoded by the coding sequence ATGGCGCAGAAGGATGCATCGGTCAACGAGCTCACGAAGTCATTCGAGAACTCGAACGCCGTCCTGCTGACCGAGTACCGCGGTCTGACGGTTGCCCAGCTCAAGCAGCTGCGCAACAGCATCCGTCAGGACGCTGAGTACGCCGTGGTGAAGAACACGCTGACCAAGATCGCCGCCAACAAGGCCGGCATCTCCGCGCTGGACGACGACCTCAAGGGGCCGTCGGCTGTCGCGTTCGTGCACGGTGACTTCGTCGCCACCGCCAAGGCTCTGCGTGACTTCGCCAAGGCCAACCCGCTTCTCGTGATCAAGTCGGGCATCTTCGAGGGCAAGGCCCTCACCGCCGACGAGGTCAACACGTACGCCTCGCTCGAGAGCCGCGAGGTTCTGCTGGCGAAGGCCGCGGGCATGATGAAGGCGACGATGGGCAAGGCTGCGGCCACCATCGACGCGCTTCGCGAAAAGCTGGAGACCGCCGAGGCCGCGTAA